A genomic window from Cucumis melo cultivar AY chromosome 8, USDA_Cmelo_AY_1.0, whole genome shotgun sequence includes:
- the LOC103484322 gene encoding BTB/POZ domain-containing protein At1g30440, whose amino-acid sequence MACVKLGSKNDAFQRQGQAWFCTSGLPSDIIVEVGEMSFHLHKFPLLSRSGVMEKMVAEAPEDQEERGVIKIPDIPGGAKTFEMVAKFCYGVKLELTASNVVYLRCAAERLEMTEEYGEGNLICQTEAFLNQVVLKSWKDSLIALQTCDDILSYADELQITKRCIESLAIKASTDPSLFGWPIVEHGGPMQSPGGSVLWNGISTGARPKNSSLDWWYEDAATLSLPLYKRLISVMESRGIKQEIIAGSVTSYAKRYIPGLNRRQGPSESSSRLAPVALGTPPSEDEQKLLLEEIDRMLPMQKSLVPTKLLFGLLRTSMILRVNPSCISNLEKRVGMQLDQATLEDLLMPNFSYSMETLYNVDCVQRILEHFLAVDQIAHGGASPCSIDDEQLIGSPSLPPITMVAKLIDGYLAEVAPDVNLKLPKFQALAAAVPDYARPLDDGLYRAIDIYLKSHPWLGESDREQLCRLMDCQKLSLEACTHAAQNERLPLRIIVQVLFFEQLQLRTSIAGCFLVSDNLDGSRQLRSGIVGSNEGGWGTAVRENQVLKVGMDNMRMRVSELEKECSNMRQEIEKLGRTKGSSAWGNMSKKFGFKLKSQMCSAQEGSVSNQYNGNRKTEKLKNSQGKQKRTAAISNE is encoded by the exons ATGGCTTGCGTGAAGCTAGGATCCAAAAATGATGCATTCCAGAGGCAAGGACAGGCTTG GTTCTGCACTAGTGGACTGCCTAGTGATATTATTGTTGAAGTTGGAGAGATGTCATTCCATCTACACAAG TTCCCTCTGCTATCGAGAAGTGGGGTTATGGAAAAAATGGTTGCTGAAGCACCGGAAGATCAAGAGGAACGAGGTGTAATAAAGATTCCTGACATTCCAGGGGgtgccaaaacatttgaaatgGTTGCCAAGTTCTGCTACGGGGTGAAACTTGAACTTACAGCTTCAAATGTTGTCTACCTCCGCTGTGCAGCTGAGCGCCTGGAAATGACTGAGGAGTATGGGGAGGGTAATCTCATTTGTCAGACTGAGGCCTTCCTGAATCAAGTTGTCCTCAAAAGCTGGAAGGACTCTTTGATAGCACTACAGACCTGCGATGATATTCTCTCTTATGCAGATGAACTCCAGATTACTAAAAGATGTATCGAGTCACTAGCTATTAAAGCATCAACTGACCCAAGTTTATTTGGGTGGCCAATTGTAGAGCATGGAGGACCCATGCAAAGTCCAGGTGGCAGTGTTTTGTGGAATGGCATAAGTACAGGAGCTAGGCCAAAAAATTCAAGTCTGGATTGGTGGTATGAGGATGCGGCAACCTTGAGCTTACCTCTTTACAAGAGGCTAATTTCTGTCATGGAATCACGCGGTATCAAACAGGAAATTATTGCAGGGTCTGTCACTTCCTATGCTAAAAGGTACATTCCCGGTCTAAATCGGCGTCAAGGTCCTAGTGAATCGAGTAGCCGATTGGCACCAGTGGCTTTGGGGACCCCACCCTCAGAAGATGAACAGAAACTTTTACTGGAAGAGATTGATAGGATGCTTCCAATGCAGAAGAGCCTGGTTCCAACTAAGTTGCTTTTTGGTTTGTTGCGTACATCCATGATTCTTCGGGTCAATCCCTCTTGCATCTCAAACTTAGAGAAAAGGGTGGGGATGCAGCTTGATCAAGCCACTTTAGAAGATCTTTTGATGCCCAATTTCTCTTACTCCATGGAGACACTTTACAATGTTGATTGCGTACAAAGGATTCTTGAACACTTCCTCGCAGTGGATCAGATCGCTCACGGGGGTGCCTCTCCATGTTCTATTGATGATGAACAACTGATAGGGTCGCCCTCTTTGCCACCAATTACCATGGTTGCAAAGCTGATAGATGGATACCTTGCAGAAGTTGCTCCCGATGTCAATTTGAAGCTTCCTAAGTTTCAAGCTCTTGCGGCTGCAGTTCCTGATTACGCTAGACCTTTGGATGATGGTCTTTATCGTGCCATAGACATATATCTGAAG TCACACCCATGGCTGGGAGAATCTGACAGAGAACAACTATGTCGACTGATGGACTGCCAGAAGCTTTCCTTAgaagcttgtacacatgctgcACAGAATGAGAGGCTACCCCTCAGAATTATCGTTCAAGTACTCTTTTTCGAGCAGCTTCAGCTCAGGACCTCAATTGCTGGCTGTTTTCTGGTTTCAGACAATCTTGATGGATCCAGACAGTTGAGAAGTGGGATTGTTGGATCCAATGAAGGAGGTTGGGGAACGGCTGTTAGAGAGAATCAGGTTTTGAAGGTGGGGATGGATAACATGAGGATGCGGGTATCCGAGCTCGAGAAGGAATGCTCAAACATGAGGCAAGAGATTGAGAAATTGGGGAGAACAAAGGGTTCAAGCGCATGGGGAAACATGTCTAAGAAATTTGGATTCAAGTTGAAATCTCAAATGTGCAGTGCTCAAGAGGGTTCAGTCAGTAACCAATATAATGGGAATAGGAAAACAGAGAAGTTGAAGAACAGCCAAGGAAAGCAGAAGAGGACAGCTGCAATTTCAAATGAGTAG